One segment of Mycolicibacterium baixiangningiae DNA contains the following:
- a CDS encoding APC family permease: MLDQDDPKPLATAKVSPDGPPGLARNQIGVLGIVFFVVAAAAPLTVVVALFPVIIGAGNGVGIAGAFVVVAVVLTVFAVGYVAMSKHITNAGAFYAFITRGLGRPMGLGSASLAIFAYDAIQLGVIGGFGYYGAEFVNRHSGAALPWWVFSFLAMGAALFLGVRQIHAGARVLAVLLTLETGVILVLNIGILVNSPTPLSEYSLEPFAPSAVFAGALGVALMFAHASFIGFEGTAIYGEEAKDPKRTVPRATYASVIFMGVFYAVTAFLIVNAVGVGNVVGLTETEGGNLVFAVSDSVLGQIGTEAFQLLVITSLFAAILTFHNNVARYLYSLGRQGVIWARLGTTHPTRKSPAVACYVQIAMVAIVVAIFAVLGLDPYTTLFTWWTGVGAAAIILLQTIASIAIFVFFRRSDVDKRPWNTFIAPLLGIAGLLPFLWYAVTGMDVLLGGGGWLQISFTTMLFASLAIGLIGAYLIKARSPQRYAQLNSTLGDRV; this comes from the coding sequence ATGCTTGACCAGGACGATCCCAAGCCGCTGGCCACCGCAAAAGTATCCCCCGATGGGCCACCGGGTCTGGCGCGCAACCAAATCGGCGTACTCGGCATCGTGTTCTTCGTCGTGGCCGCCGCCGCCCCGCTGACCGTGGTGGTGGCCCTGTTCCCGGTGATCATCGGCGCGGGCAACGGGGTCGGCATCGCGGGCGCCTTCGTCGTCGTCGCTGTCGTGCTGACGGTTTTCGCGGTCGGCTACGTCGCGATGAGCAAGCACATCACCAACGCGGGTGCGTTCTACGCGTTCATCACCCGAGGCCTCGGCAGACCGATGGGGCTGGGCTCGGCCTCGCTGGCGATCTTCGCCTACGACGCGATTCAACTCGGCGTCATCGGTGGGTTCGGTTACTACGGGGCGGAATTCGTCAACAGGCACAGCGGCGCCGCACTTCCCTGGTGGGTGTTCTCGTTCCTGGCCATGGGGGCTGCACTGTTCCTCGGCGTCCGCCAGATCCATGCCGGCGCGCGCGTCCTGGCGGTACTGCTCACCCTGGAAACCGGCGTCATTCTGGTTCTCAACATCGGCATCCTGGTCAACTCGCCGACCCCCCTATCCGAGTACTCCCTCGAACCGTTCGCCCCCTCGGCGGTGTTCGCCGGCGCGCTCGGTGTCGCGCTCATGTTCGCCCACGCGTCGTTCATCGGATTCGAGGGCACCGCCATCTACGGTGAGGAGGCCAAGGACCCCAAGCGCACCGTCCCACGGGCCACCTACGCGTCGGTCATCTTCATGGGCGTGTTCTATGCCGTCACCGCCTTCCTGATCGTCAACGCCGTGGGCGTCGGCAACGTGGTCGGGCTGACCGAAACCGAGGGTGGCAACCTGGTTTTCGCCGTGAGCGACAGCGTGTTGGGCCAGATCGGCACCGAGGCGTTTCAGCTGCTGGTGATCACCAGCCTGTTCGCCGCGATCCTGACATTCCACAACAACGTCGCCCGCTATCTCTATTCGCTGGGCCGCCAGGGCGTCATCTGGGCGCGACTGGGCACCACCCACCCCACACGCAAGTCACCAGCCGTGGCCTGCTACGTGCAGATAGCGATGGTCGCGATCGTGGTGGCCATCTTCGCCGTCCTGGGTCTGGACCCGTACACCACCTTGTTCACCTGGTGGACCGGCGTGGGCGCGGCGGCGATCATCCTGCTGCAGACCATCGCCAGCATCGCGATCTTCGTGTTCTTCCGCCGCTCGGATGTGGACAAGCGGCCGTGGAACACCTTCATCGCGCCACTGCTCGGCATCGCCGGTCTCCTGCCGTTTCTCTGGTACGCGGTCACCGGTATGGATGTCCTACTCGGTGGCGGAGGCTGGCTGCAGATCAGCTTCACGACAATGCTGTTCGCCTCGCTCGCCATCGGCCTTATCGGCGCCTACCTCATCAAGGCCCGTTCGCCGCAACGCTACGCGCAGCTGAATTCCACACTCGGCGACCGCGTCTGA
- a CDS encoding N,N-dimethylformamidase beta subunit family domain-containing protein, with the protein MNSALRLRGYNSRPNVAPGESLTFHLAHTGDGPVDTRLLRMYNGNLNPAGPGMRTVHIPSTLDQRLSVADQFTQSGGFVRIPDPDGRLVGADSFTVHFYVWPTLPSLGRQGLMSRWDDHTATGWAVVLEPEGLTVLLGDGAGNTTRVCTGMPLLREVWYSVVAVVDVAANTVTLSQRSVINSTNSIFGLVVPFDGSADTVDTAAAPGDSGTDALLGGIGVRSTVEPRQRVTAGFNGKIDAPRFWSHALNPDQIADCHAARDKCAPAAAWQLGQDTSVAGPGLGDRVEEPVAGLIGECVNQPDRGMTGWRWSGKEFNFAHAPHEYGAMWFHNDSLDDCRWPTTLEFTVPADLASGCYALECKEVREDGPETFFVPFFVTAPRGTATSPILLLIPTFSYLAYTNSQVYQNTPMGQLGNGHITVLEDLDFAMNSGIDQYGLSCYDKHLDGRGVQYSSWRRPQLNMQPSYQHEQSSQVWQYPADLHLVCWMTDRGFNYDIATDHDLHTEGAELLSRYTTVLTATHPEYYSAEMIDAWEIYLAGGGRGMYLGGNGMYWVTSVAPDKDHVVEIRRGENGDQSWRGRPGELQHSTTGEKGGLWRMRGRAPQKVWGTGYAAHTMAVSTYYEYLSDVADPGVAWITEGVDTSERLGDFGLVNGGAAGLEVDRYDLDQGSPPHTRVLATSVGHDQNSMLTTEEIYGANPATNGEESPLVRADITYFTTPNGGAMFATSSMSWCASLFHHDGDNAVARITANVIQRFSDSAPIEEVI; encoded by the coding sequence ATGAACAGTGCACTTCGGTTGCGCGGCTACAACTCTCGGCCTAACGTGGCGCCCGGCGAATCACTGACGTTTCATCTGGCGCACACCGGCGACGGCCCTGTCGATACGCGACTGTTGCGTATGTACAACGGCAACCTCAACCCCGCAGGTCCGGGAATGCGCACGGTGCACATCCCGTCGACGCTCGACCAGCGACTGTCCGTCGCGGACCAGTTCACCCAGAGTGGCGGCTTCGTGCGGATCCCCGACCCGGACGGCAGGCTGGTCGGCGCCGACTCCTTCACGGTGCACTTCTACGTGTGGCCGACTCTGCCCTCGCTCGGCCGGCAGGGTCTGATGTCGCGATGGGACGACCACACGGCCACCGGATGGGCGGTCGTCCTCGAGCCGGAGGGGCTCACGGTCCTACTCGGCGACGGTGCGGGCAACACCACCCGCGTGTGCACAGGAATGCCTCTCCTCAGAGAGGTCTGGTATTCGGTGGTCGCCGTGGTCGATGTCGCCGCCAATACCGTGACGCTGTCCCAGCGGTCGGTGATCAACAGCACCAACAGCATTTTCGGGCTCGTCGTCCCGTTCGACGGGTCCGCCGATACGGTCGATACCGCCGCCGCACCCGGGGACTCGGGCACCGATGCGCTTCTGGGCGGCATCGGCGTCCGCAGCACCGTCGAGCCCCGACAACGCGTCACCGCGGGGTTCAACGGCAAGATCGACGCGCCCCGGTTCTGGTCGCACGCCTTGAACCCCGATCAGATCGCGGACTGCCACGCCGCACGCGACAAATGCGCGCCCGCCGCGGCATGGCAACTGGGACAGGACACCTCGGTCGCCGGCCCCGGACTCGGGGACCGGGTGGAAGAACCCGTCGCCGGGTTGATCGGTGAATGCGTCAACCAGCCCGATCGAGGAATGACCGGCTGGAGATGGTCCGGCAAGGAGTTCAACTTCGCCCACGCGCCCCACGAGTACGGAGCCATGTGGTTCCACAACGACTCCCTCGACGATTGCCGCTGGCCGACGACCCTCGAATTCACAGTTCCGGCAGACCTCGCCAGCGGCTGTTATGCCCTGGAGTGTAAGGAAGTTCGCGAGGACGGACCGGAGACGTTCTTCGTGCCCTTCTTCGTCACCGCGCCGCGAGGTACCGCCACCAGCCCCATCCTGTTGCTCATCCCCACCTTCAGCTACCTGGCCTACACCAACAGCCAGGTGTATCAGAACACCCCGATGGGTCAGCTCGGCAACGGGCACATCACCGTTCTGGAGGATCTCGACTTCGCCATGAACAGTGGGATCGACCAGTACGGACTGTCGTGCTACGACAAGCACCTCGACGGCCGCGGCGTGCAGTACTCCAGCTGGCGGCGACCGCAATTGAACATGCAGCCCAGCTACCAGCACGAGCAGAGCTCCCAGGTGTGGCAGTATCCCGCAGATCTGCATCTGGTCTGCTGGATGACCGATCGCGGGTTCAACTACGACATCGCTACCGATCACGACCTCCACACTGAAGGCGCAGAGCTGCTTTCGCGCTACACCACGGTGCTGACGGCCACCCATCCGGAGTATTACTCCGCCGAGATGATCGATGCCTGGGAGATCTATCTGGCAGGCGGAGGCCGCGGAATGTACCTGGGCGGCAACGGGATGTACTGGGTCACCAGCGTCGCGCCCGACAAGGACCATGTCGTCGAAATCCGCCGGGGGGAGAACGGCGACCAGTCATGGCGGGGGCGTCCGGGCGAGCTTCAGCACTCAACCACCGGTGAGAAGGGTGGTCTCTGGCGGATGCGCGGCCGCGCACCGCAGAAAGTGTGGGGCACAGGGTATGCCGCTCACACCATGGCAGTGTCGACCTATTACGAATACCTCTCAGACGTCGCCGATCCGGGGGTCGCATGGATCACCGAAGGCGTCGACACGAGTGAGCGCCTCGGCGACTTCGGCTTGGTCAACGGCGGCGCCGCCGGCCTGGAGGTGGATCGCTACGACCTCGACCAAGGTAGTCCCCCGCACACGCGGGTTCTTGCCACCTCCGTGGGCCACGACCAGAATTCGATGCTCACGACGGAGGAGATCTACGGGGCGAACCCCGCGACCAACGGAGAGGAAAGCCCGTTGGTGCGAGCGGACATCACCTACTTCACCACTCCGAACGGTGGCGCCATGTTCGCGACATCCTCGATGAGTTGGTGCGCAAGTCTCTTCCACCACGACGGTGACAACGCGGTCGCGCGGATAACGGCCAACGTGATCCAGCGTTTCAGCGACTCGGCCCCCATCGAGGAGGTGATCTGA
- a CDS encoding phytoene desaturase family protein has translation MSITTAYDAIIVGAGHNGLITAGYLARAGKKVLVLEARDVVGGACTSEELIPGSTWSSCAFIASLLRPQIIADLELERFGLEMYQTEANEVSIFPDGSHLFMWKDMDKTLKEIEKFSKRDAAAFLDFGLRVKKFASILTPFLLSPAPSRSQVLAAFEAAGAEDLFNEMVLLSTKDLLDRYFDNEHIKGLFTFFGMISVWGGPSTPGTGYVYGHHSVGEFKGTLGQWGFVKGGMGGITQALARSAEAYGVEIRIQSPVKQVVVTKGEATGVTLHGGQTISARTVISNADPQRSMLQLLPAGAIDAKLTAKLENYDARGSMARIHLLIDELPDYIGFPEGIEGPQHQAQAILGASIENFERAWEAERRGEIPDDFVIEAVIQSTHDSTLAPKGKHTMTLGVQQLPFELAGTDWDTIRDEWADRVLEVLFRYAPNLRNHIVERVIITPKDLERDYGLTGGNIFHGSMFFDQLFNNRPTPELADYRTTVANYYLCGSGTHPGGGVMGANGHNAAKVVIADLDGTPAPTAARVGPAPKAGAIDRALETVMETKAGKKLGYTVATSPALRKVVKFAARSKTSR, from the coding sequence ATGAGCATTACCACCGCCTACGACGCGATCATCGTCGGCGCCGGCCACAACGGTCTGATCACCGCTGGATATCTGGCCCGGGCCGGTAAGAAGGTCCTCGTCCTGGAAGCCCGCGACGTGGTAGGAGGCGCGTGTACCAGTGAGGAACTGATCCCCGGGTCCACGTGGTCATCGTGTGCGTTCATCGCCAGTCTGCTTCGCCCGCAGATCATCGCCGACCTGGAATTGGAGCGCTTCGGGCTGGAGATGTACCAGACCGAGGCCAACGAAGTCAGCATCTTCCCCGACGGCAGCCACCTGTTCATGTGGAAAGACATGGACAAGACCCTCAAGGAGATCGAGAAATTCTCCAAGCGTGACGCGGCCGCATTCCTCGACTTCGGGTTGCGGGTCAAGAAGTTCGCGTCCATCCTGACCCCCTTCCTGCTGTCTCCCGCACCCAGCCGCTCCCAGGTGCTGGCCGCGTTCGAGGCCGCCGGCGCCGAGGATCTGTTCAACGAGATGGTCCTGCTGTCCACGAAGGACCTGCTGGACCGCTACTTCGACAACGAACACATCAAGGGTCTGTTCACCTTCTTCGGCATGATCTCGGTGTGGGGCGGCCCGTCGACCCCGGGCACCGGGTACGTCTACGGTCACCACTCGGTCGGTGAGTTCAAGGGCACGCTCGGCCAGTGGGGCTTCGTCAAGGGCGGCATGGGTGGTATCACTCAGGCGTTGGCCCGCAGCGCCGAAGCCTACGGCGTCGAGATCCGGATCCAGTCGCCGGTCAAGCAGGTCGTGGTCACCAAGGGTGAGGCCACGGGCGTCACATTGCATGGCGGACAGACGATCTCGGCGCGCACGGTGATCTCCAACGCCGACCCGCAGCGGTCGATGCTGCAGCTCCTGCCAGCGGGCGCGATCGATGCCAAGTTGACCGCGAAGCTGGAGAACTACGACGCCCGCGGGTCGATGGCGCGCATCCATCTGCTGATCGACGAGCTACCCGACTACATCGGCTTCCCTGAGGGGATTGAAGGCCCGCAGCATCAGGCACAGGCGATCCTCGGCGCCTCGATCGAGAATTTCGAACGAGCATGGGAAGCCGAGCGCCGCGGCGAAATCCCCGACGACTTCGTGATCGAAGCCGTCATCCAGTCCACCCACGACTCGACCCTGGCGCCGAAGGGTAAGCACACCATGACCCTTGGCGTGCAGCAACTTCCGTTCGAGCTGGCGGGGACCGACTGGGATACGATCCGCGACGAGTGGGCGGACCGAGTGCTGGAAGTCCTGTTCCGATACGCGCCCAACCTGCGCAACCACATCGTCGAGCGGGTCATCATCACCCCGAAGGACCTCGAGCGGGATTACGGTCTCACCGGCGGCAACATCTTCCACGGGTCGATGTTCTTCGATCAGCTGTTCAACAACCGGCCCACCCCGGAACTGGCCGACTACCGCACCACGGTGGCCAACTACTACCTGTGCGGGTCGGGCACCCATCCCGGTGGAGGCGTCATGGGCGCCAACGGACACAACGCCGCGAAGGTCGTCATCGCCGACCTCGACGGCACGCCCGCACCGACGGCCGCGCGTGTCGGCCCTGCACCCAAGGCGGGGGCCATCGACCGCGCCCTGGAGACGGTCATGGAAACCAAGGCCGGCAAGAAACTCGGATACACCGTCGCGACCAGCCCGGCGCTGCGCAAGGTCGTCAAGTTCGCCGCTCGCAGTAAAACCTCCCGTTAA
- a CDS encoding ABC transporter permease: MSKTLTRSTYWGARTLLTWLIALIAYVACAVAVPGFSSAGNLYALMQVFATLALVSAGLAVVMITGEFDLSIAATFPLAGLITVQYADELGLALSVAVGVGSALLIGLVNGLATGAVRIASLAVTVATMMLGIGLGYLVTGNNVVTMADYQPGLELTEPLLGVLSRQSVLQLALVALLIVVVKRAWWGRFLYAIGSDGIRARSTGLPVTSSVVAALVLCAGCAGIGGALEGVALATGQPGPNNAYLLQAATAVLIGGIALTGGRGSLVGAVGGALLLAILNNGLSLGGVASATIQLVNGVVLVVVVICDRPLRRLVQRGSQRLVIAEGQTASAATAAESTTLDEGSR; the protein is encoded by the coding sequence ATGAGCAAAACCCTCACCCGCTCCACCTATTGGGGCGCCCGCACTCTGCTGACGTGGTTGATCGCCCTCATCGCGTACGTAGCGTGCGCCGTGGCGGTGCCCGGGTTCTCCAGTGCCGGGAACCTCTACGCGCTGATGCAGGTCTTCGCGACGCTGGCGTTGGTGTCGGCCGGCCTCGCCGTCGTCATGATCACCGGCGAATTCGACCTCTCGATCGCTGCGACGTTCCCCCTCGCCGGCCTGATCACCGTGCAGTACGCCGACGAGCTGGGCCTGGCCCTCAGCGTCGCCGTCGGCGTCGGCTCCGCACTGCTCATCGGACTGGTGAACGGCCTGGCCACCGGGGCGGTGCGGATCGCCTCCCTGGCCGTCACCGTGGCGACGATGATGCTCGGCATCGGTCTCGGCTACCTGGTCACCGGCAACAACGTCGTGACCATGGCCGACTATCAACCCGGCCTGGAGCTGACCGAGCCGCTCCTCGGCGTCCTCTCGAGGCAATCCGTTCTGCAACTCGCCTTGGTGGCCCTGCTGATCGTGGTGGTCAAGCGGGCCTGGTGGGGCCGGTTTCTCTACGCCATCGGCAGCGACGGCATCCGCGCCCGGTCCACCGGCCTGCCCGTCACCTCGAGCGTGGTCGCCGCCCTGGTCCTCTGCGCCGGCTGCGCCGGGATCGGCGGCGCCCTCGAAGGTGTCGCCCTGGCCACTGGGCAGCCGGGCCCGAACAACGCGTACCTGCTGCAGGCCGCCACCGCAGTGCTCATCGGTGGGATCGCGCTCACCGGCGGACGCGGCTCCCTGGTCGGGGCCGTGGGCGGGGCGTTGCTGCTCGCGATCCTCAACAACGGCCTCAGCCTTGGCGGCGTCGCATCGGCGACCATCCAGCTGGTCAACGGCGTCGTGTTGGTCGTCGTGGTGATCTGCGATCGTCCACTACGCCGACTGGTGCAACGCGGCTCACAACGGCTCGTCATCGCCGAAGGCCAAACAGCTTCCGCCGCAACGGCGGCGGAGTCCACCACCCTCGACGAAGGATCCCGATGA
- a CDS encoding sugar ABC transporter substrate-binding protein produces MNRIRIATMATLTVTLTVSGCSTGGDNGSAAGGSTEGVEGQSAYVLTLPRSNPTQSNFADTVTEDLEGAGLKVVTEYSEYGAGADQMQKFNQALSTKPAAIVLWPTDTSSLIPAYARARQQSPDTKIVVGIYQPATDDDNLYDAFWGYDEEKIGASSAQAIVDGLTAREKPVQGTILQIEGSPGGATTILRKKGFEETLAQIAPDLKIVSSMTANWDGTEATTVAAQMFSRHAADNIVGVFAHSDVMLDGAILAGERAGTIAGRDYVAVGADCDPVGYRNIEAGKQYATALWDPFALGHTGAEVTVDLLSGGEVQKSTTLEAATITKDNLATCDEAVGNYQ; encoded by the coding sequence ATGAACCGAATTCGGATCGCCACGATGGCCACGCTGACTGTCACCCTTACCGTCAGTGGCTGCTCAACCGGCGGCGACAACGGCAGCGCCGCAGGGGGTTCCACTGAGGGGGTCGAGGGCCAGTCCGCCTACGTCCTGACCCTCCCCCGCTCGAACCCCACACAATCCAACTTCGCCGACACGGTCACCGAGGACCTCGAGGGCGCGGGCCTCAAAGTCGTGACCGAGTACAGCGAATACGGCGCCGGCGCCGACCAGATGCAGAAGTTCAACCAGGCGCTGAGCACCAAGCCCGCCGCGATCGTGCTGTGGCCGACCGATACCTCCTCCCTGATCCCCGCCTACGCCCGAGCGCGCCAGCAGTCCCCCGACACCAAGATCGTCGTCGGCATCTACCAGCCGGCCACTGATGACGACAACCTCTATGACGCGTTCTGGGGCTACGACGAAGAGAAGATCGGCGCCAGCAGCGCGCAGGCGATCGTGGACGGGCTCACCGCCCGAGAAAAGCCGGTGCAGGGCACGATCCTGCAGATCGAGGGCTCTCCCGGGGGTGCCACCACCATCCTGCGGAAGAAGGGATTCGAAGAGACCCTGGCGCAGATCGCACCGGATCTGAAGATCGTGTCGTCGATGACCGCCAACTGGGATGGCACCGAAGCGACCACCGTCGCCGCGCAGATGTTCTCCCGCCACGCCGCCGACAACATCGTCGGAGTGTTCGCCCACTCCGACGTGATGCTCGACGGCGCCATCCTCGCCGGCGAACGCGCCGGCACCATCGCCGGCCGGGATTATGTGGCCGTCGGCGCCGACTGTGACCCGGTGGGCTACCGCAACATCGAAGCGGGCAAGCAGTACGCCACCGCACTGTGGGATCCGTTCGCGCTGGGGCACACCGGCGCTGAGGTCACCGTCGATCTCCTCAGCGGCGGAGAGGTTCAGAAGTCGACCACCCTCGAGGCGGCGACCATCACCAAAGACAACCTGGCCACCTGTGACGAAGCCGTCGGCAATTACCAGTGA
- a CDS encoding ABC transporter permease — protein MTLTDLRSSLRAPRLSTTATGLVTAATIALAAVATVTIDAFPTASNIRGLCLSVSLIGIIAVGLSFITIAGQVFSLSIPALVALCTITFASNGQFGVVVAVLLTVALGTAVGALQGIVVGRFGADPIIVTIASAAILVGLGQLWTNGQTVLSDGNNSVLNMNVLGVLPFQTAVFLVLTIVLLWVLRRTVFGRQLTLFGLNEPASLVSGYRRTVLITAAFAISGATTGLAGALLAAQSNQGQLMSGAGLGFDAIVAVVVGGVAIAGGVGTPVGAAIGAVFAGLLNNVAALAGLSYEMQLVTEGVLILLVVLMSGVLKTKSAR, from the coding sequence ATGACTCTCACCGACCTGCGGTCCTCGCTGCGGGCACCCCGGCTCAGCACCACCGCCACCGGGTTGGTCACCGCTGCCACGATCGCACTGGCCGCCGTCGCCACCGTCACCATCGATGCCTTCCCCACCGCGTCCAACATCCGCGGTCTGTGCCTGTCGGTGTCCCTGATCGGAATCATCGCCGTCGGACTGAGCTTCATCACCATCGCCGGTCAGGTGTTCTCGCTGTCCATACCCGCCCTGGTCGCGTTGTGCACCATCACGTTCGCGTCCAACGGGCAGTTCGGTGTCGTCGTCGCGGTGCTGCTCACCGTCGCCCTCGGCACCGCAGTCGGCGCGCTCCAAGGTATCGTCGTCGGCCGATTCGGCGCCGACCCCATCATCGTCACCATCGCCTCGGCCGCCATCCTGGTCGGCCTGGGACAGCTGTGGACCAACGGGCAGACCGTACTCAGCGACGGCAACAACTCCGTGCTCAACATGAACGTGCTCGGTGTCCTGCCGTTCCAGACCGCTGTGTTCCTCGTTCTCACCATCGTTCTGCTGTGGGTGCTACGCCGAACCGTGTTCGGTCGCCAACTGACCCTGTTCGGACTCAACGAGCCCGCGAGCCTGGTGTCGGGGTACCGCCGCACTGTGCTCATCACCGCAGCCTTCGCCATCTCCGGCGCCACGACCGGCCTCGCGGGAGCGCTGCTCGCGGCCCAGTCCAACCAGGGGCAGCTGATGTCGGGAGCCGGTTTGGGTTTCGACGCCATCGTGGCCGTCGTCGTCGGCGGCGTCGCGATCGCCGGCGGTGTGGGCACGCCTGTCGGAGCCGCCATCGGCGCCGTGTTCGCCGGACTGCTCAACAACGTCGCCGCCCTGGCTGGCCTGAGCTACGAGATGCAGCTCGTCACCGAAGGCGTACTGATCCTGCTCGTCGTGCTGATGTCCGGCGTCCTCAAGACGAAGAGTGCGCGATGA
- a CDS encoding sugar ABC transporter ATP-binding protein: MPSPQHEAVHDESSASPLLAAESVSKKYGEVTVLQSVDVEFLAGEIHALLGENGAGKSTLVKILAGIIAPSGGRVVGPAYDDDVAMVFQELSVVPQLSVLDNLALAGRANRWLVPYRRLRGRARQVLDAAGLTDVHLDRPVETLSLAQQQLLELARGLIRDAQVLILDEPTATLSDVEIRRVHTVTRNLAAAGHAVLYITHRLGEVMELADRVTILRSGRVAATGRRSEFTMPAIVEAMLGDAHTVVTKSVPNERDRDTSNMLELTGLTVEGRYEDVGFTARDGEIVALFGQVGSGADDVVRTLAGFLPPHRGSITLRGDALAVPSRVATKRRGIGYVPADRATEGLFLDTAVTFNMSSSALSRISGTQVLSRKRERELACEMADAVGFDRKRLDEDASAFSGGNQQKVAIARALAMQPQLLLMSEPTRGVDIGARAEIHQALRRLAAEHVLVVVYSTDIVEIRDLADRAVTMYRGRTVGSHWVDDTDETTLITEILHGEPV, from the coding sequence GTGCCGTCGCCACAACACGAAGCCGTCCACGACGAGTCAAGCGCCTCCCCACTGCTTGCAGCCGAATCTGTCAGCAAGAAGTACGGCGAGGTGACGGTTCTGCAGTCCGTTGACGTCGAATTCCTCGCCGGCGAGATTCACGCCCTTCTCGGCGAGAACGGCGCCGGCAAGAGCACTTTGGTCAAGATCTTGGCCGGCATCATCGCCCCCAGTGGTGGCCGAGTCGTCGGTCCTGCCTACGACGACGACGTCGCGATGGTCTTCCAAGAGCTCTCGGTGGTGCCGCAGCTGTCCGTCCTCGACAACCTGGCACTGGCAGGACGGGCGAACCGGTGGCTGGTCCCCTACCGGCGCCTCCGCGGGCGGGCTCGCCAGGTTCTCGATGCCGCCGGCCTGACCGATGTCCATCTCGACCGACCCGTCGAGACGCTGTCATTGGCGCAGCAGCAACTTCTCGAGTTGGCGCGTGGGCTGATCCGCGATGCGCAGGTGCTGATCCTTGATGAGCCCACCGCCACGCTTTCCGACGTCGAGATCCGCCGCGTTCACACCGTGACACGTAATCTCGCGGCCGCCGGACATGCCGTTCTCTACATCACTCACCGGCTCGGCGAGGTCATGGAACTGGCCGACCGGGTGACCATTCTCCGATCTGGCCGAGTCGCGGCCACCGGCCGCCGATCCGAGTTCACGATGCCTGCCATTGTCGAGGCCATGTTGGGCGACGCCCACACCGTCGTCACCAAAAGCGTTCCCAACGAACGTGACCGCGATACATCCAACATGCTGGAGCTGACCGGGCTGACCGTCGAGGGCCGTTACGAAGACGTCGGCTTCACCGCGCGCGACGGCGAAATCGTCGCGCTGTTCGGTCAGGTCGGCTCCGGCGCCGACGATGTCGTGCGGACACTGGCGGGGTTTCTGCCCCCGCACCGAGGATCCATCACGTTGCGCGGCGATGCCCTCGCTGTCCCGAGCCGCGTGGCAACGAAGCGCCGGGGCATCGGATACGTGCCGGCGGATCGCGCGACCGAGGGTCTGTTCCTCGATACCGCAGTGACCTTCAACATGTCCTCGAGCGCGCTGAGCCGCATCAGTGGCACCCAGGTGCTCAGCCGGAAGCGCGAACGCGAGCTCGCGTGCGAGATGGCCGACGCTGTGGGGTTCGACCGGAAGCGGCTGGACGAGGACGCGTCGGCGTTCAGCGGCGGTAACCAGCAGAAGGTCGCCATCGCCCGCGCGCTCGCGATGCAACCGCAGTTGTTGCTGATGAGTGAACCGACCCGCGGCGTCGATATCGGGGCGCGCGCGGAGATTCATCAGGCGCTGCGCCGCTTGGCCGCCGAGCACGTCTTGGTGGTCGTCTACAGCACCGACATCGTGGAGATCCGCGACCTCGCCGACCGTGCGGTCACCATGTACCGCGGGAGGACGGTCGGCAGCCATTGGGTCGATGACACCGACGAGACCACGCTGATCACCGAGATCCTGCACGGAGAGCCGGTATGA